Below is a window of Oryza brachyantha chromosome 10, ObraRS2, whole genome shotgun sequence DNA.
tttttttcttggcttttaCCCGCACGTTTCCCAAATTACTAAAagatacattttttaaaagttcatcatcttgcatttctaaaatatatttttaactatgtAATAACTAATGTTGTTATTTACACCAGTAAATAGTTAttgtaaaaatcaaataatctttattttttcatcaaaagtCTTCAAAAGAACACCGCCTAAGTACGTAGCTTTTTGGTCTGAGTTTGAGATTTATTGGACATCTTAAGAGGTTAACCATTATGAAGCTATAGCACAAATATACTACCATagaaagactttatttttaaatctttattatttattccACGAATACTAGAACATTACGTCGGATTTTGATAAGGGGAACACGTGTGTTGGAGTTAGAAAAATCACGAGGCAAATgcattatgattaaaaaagggaatgatattttaatttttgttgttttgtgtGGGTACAGCGACGTACGTTAAAAATGGAGTTCTTTCGAATCGAACGGAGGAAGTACGAATGTACCTGCGTCATGTATggcggaaaaaaaaatccactgcTGCATGTGGCGGGAGGTAAAAACGGGGAAGCAAGAGGAAAATCACCGGCCGTCCCGCGTCCGAGTATGCCGGCGCTGGCCCACGCACGTGACGCTGCCCCCGCGCCGATCCGGGTGGGTGTGGGggagagcgcgcgcgcggcggtgggcgcGCCGCCCCCCACGGCGTGCCTGCGCGGTGCTGTCACCGTCACACGCCGCGCACCGACCGGAACCAGTGGGCGTCTCGCCGCGCTCCTCATCACGGCGACGGGCCGCTCCCCCCGGCTGCACGCTGCGCCCATGACCGCGGGCGAAAGCGGCCGTGGCCGCGCTGGAGCCGGCGCGTCTCGTGGTCGTGGGTAACATGGGGGCTACGGGAGAATTTAATGGCGCTAACGGCTTCTTGCTGGGactcggtgggagagaggcaGTATACATTTTGCAGCATTGCACATTTGCACTGCAGTGCTACTCGGCAGATGAGGTCCGAATAACTAATGAAGCGGTACAGTTATTTTTTGACTTTGATCTCAGTCCATCAGGGTGGTTATTTGGTTAAGGACTAGGTTAACGGTGGAGGCAGACCTATGCCGCCAAGATTCCCACgggtttttaaaattttaagctcAGCGATTCCCTTCAAATTGCTCATTCCGTCCAAGGTTAAACGCGCAATTTGAGTCAACATCTCACATCAAATATTCCACACCTGCAAAAGCGTAAACACCGTCGTCTTATCCAAATCTTCCCCGCCTCCACGGCTCCCTCCCACTTCCACCTCGGCCAACTGGCCAAAGCCAAGCAACGCAAAGCCTCGCTACAAATTGGACCGGGAGCGCGCGCATCCCGAGCAACTTAGCGCAACCGTCCAACGCGACGCCACGCCAGGTTCTTCCCGGTCCCGATCCCAATCCGCCACCACTACAGCTTTTGCGGTTTCGcccccaccacctccaccaccgcgcTGCACCGTCCTCGGCGCGCACGCCGTCTCGCgctcatcatcttcttcttcttcttcttcctcctgcagacacagagagagagacacTGTCACTGACTAAGGCCATGCGCTgccgctagctagctgcagggTGCAGAGCGAATCCGCCTTGctttcgccgccgccagcttcttcttcttcctcccaccGCGCGAATTCtcggtttttcttttctcccgTCGGGTTGCAATGTGGCGGGctctcgcggcggcggtggtgctggtggtggcggtggtgcggccggcggcggcgacggacccCTACGCGTTCTACGACTGGGACGTCGGCTACGTCACCGCGGCGCCGCTCGGCGTCAAGCAGCAGGCACGCATGCCCGCGAGCCCGGGAATTCCCACCCGTTCTCTCCGTCTCTTCGTTCTCGCTGCCATTGCGAAGTGAGAGTGTGTTGGTGTTTTCTGACGAGTtgggttggttggttggtcgCCGACAGGTGATAGGCATCAACAGCAAGTTTCCGGGACCTACCGTGAACATCAGCACCAACTGGAACGTCGTCGTCAACGTGCTCAACGACCTCGACGAGCCGCTTCTCATCACCTGGTGCATAATCCAGCACACCCTAATAAAACTACGCCTTTCAGATACAAATCCTGTCTTGCAGTAAGTAAATAATCGTGTCgttggtttgtttttcttgacATGCAGGAACGGGATCCAGCATCGGAAGAACTGCTGGCAGGACGGGGTGCTGGGCACGAACTGCCCCATCCCGTCCGGGTGGAACTGGACGTACGAGTTCCAGGTGAAGGACCAGATCGGCAGCTTCTTCTACTTCCCCTCCACCGGCCTccagcgcgccgccggcggctacggcggcgtcgtcgtcaacAACCGCGACGTCATCGCCGTCCCCTTCGGCCGCCCCGACGGCGACATCACCATCTTCATCGGCGACTGGTACAACAAGAACCACACGGTATGTATGTATTGCAACTTCGGTGgtcatatttttgcttttggaaagaaaaaataaatggtatattcacaataaattttttatatacatattcatgataatctaaaaaccaaagcttaaaaaataaaatatgacaaaaaaatttaaaaattaactctaaatcgaaggttaaaaatttaaattttaacttataaacgtAAACAAAAGCCCAACGATCGTCAGCAAAAGCGATGTGAGCTCTTGGACAAGTTTTGGATTCGAGAGGTGAATTTGGATGAAATTTGCAGGATCTGAGGAAGATGCTGGACAGCGGGAAGGACCTCGGGATGCCGGACGGGGTGCTGATTAACGGCAAGGGGCCGTACAGGTACAACGACAGCCTTGTGCCGGCCGGCATCGAGTACGAGACCATCAATGTGGATCCcggtaaaaaagaaattttgacaaaaactTGGGCCCTCTTTCTCTGTACTGCTGTCTACTGCTAGTACTCGTAGATAGCGTCGATACGTACTGCTACGTAGGTAGAGCAACTATGCTTGCTGGCAATGGCATGTGGAGGAGCAGATTTCGTTGCTTTTATCATGCAGAGAGATTGTTCCTCTTTGGACAGGAATCTTGTATCATAGTAGTAGTGCTAGTGACTTTTAGGCCCAGTTAAGTacgcaaataaaaaatttcaccatatcatattgaatatttggatatatatatggagtattaaatgtatgtaaaaaaatcaattacataaattacgtgtaaattatgagacaaatcttttaagcctaattatgtCATGATTTGACAATataatgctatagtaaacatttgttaatgatatattaattagacttaataaATCCATCACTGTTTTCTGGCGgaatttgtaatttattttgttattagactatgtttaatactttaaatatgtgtccgtatatccgatgtgataacCAAACCTAAAAATTTCCTCCAACTAAAGGTTAATTCCTTCACTTTTTTGATAACTTTGGAATTTTGGTTTCTGGACTAGAGAGTGTTTGTGAAAGTTAGTGCTTAAAGTGTTGTGATTCTGTTGGTTGGTTCTGCTTTGACAGTAGTACCTTGGTCATAGCAATGCGCTCTCTGCACAACTGAAGCTGTCCGCCAATGTTTTGCCGACAAAAAGTTCACTCATCAGTCAGTTTGTTTACTGTATAGGCTCTGATTCATTGTTGTCAATTTTCATCAACTATGTCTGCTAGTATTATCATGCAAGAGTTTCAGTTAAACAGATCAACAGTAGGATTAAAAATGCAGCAGCAAACAGGACTAACATataaaagcattttttttagagaagagTATTTTTACCCGGCCTCTATATCTGAGTCTAGGAACTTAGCCCAAGTAGGGGATCTAACCCCTCAAATACCCAATCTAAAAAATTCATGTTTCTATGAAGATTTAAACTCAGGATCTTAGGTGTTACTCAGGTCACTGTAACCACTAAATTACATGCCCTCTCACGGAGCATATGTAACAACAAAAACCAGAGCAACCAATTCAACGGTACCAAACTTCATGGAGCATATTGAgcctgaatatatatatatatatatatatatatatatatatatatatatatatatatatatatatatatatatatatatatatatacacacacatatatatattctttcttGGTTCCTAAATATATCTTCACCCACGTGGAGAAGGGAGAATATCTTTTTGCTGCATCCACAACTTAATGCTAGTACTTTATTTGTTTCACAATATGTAACGTCATACTTTCCATAAAGTcaacatctaaaattttagattaataacCGAGCTAACAATATATCCGTTTCGTGTCAAGTATGCAGTACCATTagattcatattttaaaaaataagaacagatttgtttgattttttttaaagcacCATAAAACTTTCGCACAAAACATCTAatttagtagtttaaaaaGCGTGTTACCGAATATCTAAGGGAGTGACTACTCTTATTAGGTTAGAAAGAACGCGGCGATAGCAGTGCTTTTGTCTTACAACGGTGTCTCTTATCTTTCATGTGTGTGTGCGCTCCGGCGATGTCGGTGCGTGGGCGGAGCAGGCAAGACGTACCGGATCAGGGTGCACAACGTGGGGACGTCGACGAGCCTCAACTTCCGGATCCAGGGGCACAGCCTGCTGCTGGTGGAGACGGAGGGGTCCTACACCACGCAGCAGAACTACACCAACCTGGACGTCCACGTCGGCCAGTCCTactccttcctcctcgccgccgaccagAACGCCAGCTCCGACTACTACGTCGTCGCCAGCGCCCGCATGGTCAACGACTCTCTCTGGCGCCGCGTcaccggcgtcgccgtcctccgctaCTCCAACTCCGGCGGCAGGGCCTCCGGCCCGCTCCCCGACCCTCCCCAGGACCAGTACGACAAGAGCTTCTCCATGAACCAGGCTCGCTCCGTCAGGTACCGTTCATATCCGTTGCTGCTCGCAGCGGCGGATCCAGACGTAGGGCAGCGgggaaaaatagtttttagcacGCAGATATACTGTgtttacatattatttaaatttaaatagttattaaaaatatgaaaaaatttgataagatggattaatatgagttatatcataCGCATattaataattgtttttgtattttttacagCTCGtagaaattgaatttaaacttgcatgttgatgaaatgatataacttaaattaaactatctttttaaaaaaatttaatactttttaTGGCTACTTACATGGTATGTAACCtgtgtgctaaaaaaactaattctgGGTAGCATGAGCTTGAAGCCCACGTTTGgtagaaaaaatacattagAAAAGTACCGAGTCTCAGTTAAAGtttgtcaaaaaatatatattttcaatttttgatCTTCaggtttataaaatttttggtttcGCCCTGGTTGCTCGACCATAagtggtttaaaaaattatttgtttttttttcctcatcaGATCAAGCTTTCTGGTTTGTTCAGGTGGAACCTGAGcgccggggcggcgcggccgaaCCCGCAGGGCTCGTTCCGGTACTCGTCGATCAACGTGACGCAGGCGTACCTGCTGCGGGGCACAGCGCCGGTGGAGatcgccgggcggcggcgggcgacgctGAACGGGCTGTCGTTCACGCCGCCGGAGACGCCGCTGCGGCTCGCCGACGCGTACGGCGTGAGGGGGGTCTACTCGCTCGACTTCCCCGAGCGGCCGATCCGCGGCGCCCCTCGGATGGGGCGCTCCATCATCAACGGCACCTACCGCGGGTTCATGGAGCTCATCTTCCAGAACAACGACACCCGGATGCAGAGCTACCACATGGACGGCTACGCCTTCTTCGTCGTCGGGTAGAGCTCCTCTCGAAAATTtcctctatcttttttttccttgctgCCATGCATGGCGATGGTGTTCTTGCCGATCTTCTCGGTAAGGTGATCGAGCTCGCATTTCGCTGCAGGATGGACTACGGTGAATGGACGGAGGACAGCAGGGGAACCTACAACAAGGGTGACGGCGTCGCCCGCAGCACGGTGCAGGTGAGCATACCTCGGAGACCACCGTAAAAGAtatcacaaatatatatatattttatacaccttcgtttttttcgtttttcttataaaccaaaaaatatatatttttaactttaaaattagagttgatggAGCTTTTTtatctaagtttattttttagactttgttttacttatataaatttttttatttataaaatattttttctttacaaatatatcgtttgacaaTAGCTTTCTTAATAATGAAAGTTTTATCGAACTCAATCGATTCCACGTAGCCCTACGCTAACTAGGAATGTACACAGTCATGTTTATTATTGAAGGCAGGAAAAGACTAGTGCTTTCAAATTATCCAACTTATCAAATTGATCACCATCTGAATCTCCTGAATGTCGATTGCAATCACAGGATGTACTGTTCAGTGTTCAGTATATCGTGCATGCATTTTGCCATGATCGAACTGTGCTAGCTTGCggataaataatttaccacAGTGGTTTCAGATTTGATGTTGCCATCAAGATCGAACTGTGATTCCTGCATTAACCAGTATGAGATTCAGATTTGATTGGACACTGCACTCATCTGCGTGTGCTGCAATGTGGCTGGCAGGTCTACCCGGGAGCGTGGGCGGCGGTGCTGGTCTCCCTGGACAACGTCGGCGTCTGGAACGTGAGGTCGGAGAACCTGGACTCATGGTACCTGGGCCAGGAGGTCTACGTCAGGGTCGTCAACCCCGAGGACACCGGCAACAAGACGGAGATGGCCATCCCCGACAACGCCCTCTACTGCGGCCAGCTACACAAGTATCAGAAGTATGGATCTCCAAACGGAAAAAAAGATCTCtctttttgaaggaaaaatcCAAACTTTTGTCAGATTTCTCATGGCTCATTTTGTTGTTCTTGGTTGGTTTCTTTCAGGCAGCAGACACCTCACCACAGGATgggggcgtcggcggcgcggccggcggccgtggtgagccgggtggcggcggcgatgctgcTCCTCGTCGGAGCCGCCATGCTCTCGCCGTAGAGCGGTGGGCGTACGTGGCATGTCGGTGTTAATTAGTTCTTCTGCGATGAGGTGACTGCGTCGTGTAGGATTGGTTTAGGATCGTCGTAGCCCATTTTCTCTGTTGATACGAGTTTGTCAGTGTGCCGCTTGACTTTTGGGTTCTTTAGGAAGTGTAGGGATTGCTTCTTGATTCGATTTGTTCATGCATTTGTATCTGTTCATGGAATCATGGGGATCAACCCAGCTCCAGttactccattttttttggtagtTTTAAGTGTTAACTCTGCTTGATCATCTGAAAGACTGAAATTTGCGGgctcaggaaaaaaaaaactcaacacAACATCATAATCATTCATTCAGAGCTTGCAAACCAAAACCCTTATCACCATTAACTGCAATCAATTTTGTCCCTGGCACAGCGATATAATTGCAGCACATGCAGGCATGGCACGGCGATCCTGAAGAAATCTGTAGGGCCAAGGCAAGACCAACTCGATCCAAGAGCTGcaagcatcatcatcatcagcagcagcagcagctgttgCAGTGTTCATCTTTTCATATTTACCGTGTCACCTTTTCTGAATTCTCGAGTGTGTGCCATGGTGGCACGCACACCTTTTATTACCCCCACCACCTTGTGCACATGATGCAATGCCGACGCAGCAATTTGACTGGAGCAGGGCATGATTTTGACGGTAGCTGGCCCAGCAGTAGGAGGCTGGACCAGAGACTGACGGCTAGCCGACAGAGCAACCGTGGCACAGGCTGGCTTCAGTAAACGCCCTCATCTGCAGCACACCATGCTGCATTACTGCtgctactccctctattttttagttgtttcccGTTCTATGGCTGTGATTGCGGATGGCGGAAGCTGTGTTTGAAACCGCAGGAATTTTGGTTCAGTTTCTACAAGAAAGAATTTTACAGGTTCCTAGTTATGGAGAGCCAAGAGTGTTCTTAGTGCAACTGTACCATGTTGATGTATTTGACCGAGTTTCGATAAAATCTTGcattattaaaagaatataGATTTGCTTCAATCTAACAAAAAGTCAAGGTACCGGAACCTCATGGTACGAAATCGTTTCTGGTCGTTGAATCTAACAGtgtacatcctactcagctagatccaatagtagaaaatgatttggtatcccgagatactttttgttggaccaaaGTAAATCTCAAAAGAataattttacatgaattGTGTTCATCAGAATATTCAGAACAACAGTCAGCTCACTCGGTTTTCGTGGCAGAATCGTTAGATTAGATGATATGTGCAGTAAATTTTGCTGAATCTTGAATGAGATGGAAAGCCTGAAGGCCtgaaaatttattactacCATCACGCCAATTAACTAGCCGTGCTGCGGTTCAGCACCAGCTGAAGTGAAAACTAGCGGTCTTCAGTTCAGTTAAAGGTGAGCTATTACCAGGCAGAGACGATCCAGCAGAATTCACAATTCCATTGTCATTTGATGCAAGTTTGGGCTTTTGGCCGGTGATACACTCTCCATGGTTAAGGAGTCACATGAACTGACCTGTTTGGAATTCAGACTTCTGAATCGCTCAACCAAGTCCATGTAGACATGTAgtcttct
It encodes the following:
- the LOC102719800 gene encoding monocopper oxidase-like protein SKU5 yields the protein MWRALAAAVVLVVAVVRPAAATDPYAFYDWDVGYVTAAPLGVKQQVIGINSKFPGPTVNISTNWNVVVNVLNDLDEPLLITWNGIQHRKNCWQDGVLGTNCPIPSGWNWTYEFQVKDQIGSFFYFPSTGLQRAAGGYGGVVVNNRDVIAVPFGRPDGDITIFIGDWYNKNHTDLRKMLDSGKDLGMPDGVLINGKGPYRYNDSLVPAGIEYETINVDPGKTYRIRVHNVGTSTSLNFRIQGHSLLLVETEGSYTTQQNYTNLDVHVGQSYSFLLAADQNASSDYYVVASARMVNDSLWRRVTGVAVLRYSNSGGRASGPLPDPPQDQYDKSFSMNQARSVRWNLSAGAARPNPQGSFRYSSINVTQAYLLRGTAPVEIAGRRRATLNGLSFTPPETPLRLADAYGVRGVYSLDFPERPIRGAPRMGRSIINGTYRGFMELIFQNNDTRMQSYHMDGYAFFVVGMDYGEWTEDSRGTYNKGDGVARSTVQVYPGAWAAVLVSLDNVGVWNVRSENLDSWYLGQEVYVRVVNPEDTGNKTEMAIPDNALYCGQLHKYQKQQTPHHRMGASAARPAAVVSRVAAAMLLLVGAAMLSP